In Mercenaria mercenaria strain notata chromosome 14, MADL_Memer_1, whole genome shotgun sequence, the following are encoded in one genomic region:
- the LOC123527847 gene encoding UDP-glycosyltransferase UGT4-like has product MPDKHLSIISKYQRSGCRQHTLSCMVILCLFIPLLSSVDSVTMTEEASTLSGRSIFMYLPMTWRSHQVIFRSVAEALTERGHHVTMVVSANMESELSGQADNYDKQITNGVVNEIRIQFNNSFSQLVSMLTQDISQNEGSSFYREMLMLKTGFELISKSIRACHMAALSHSIMQEMLQENRKTFDLVIVPALFNEIGYFLAKKFNAPLILLMPFNANPILTLAMGYSDNPAFVKWSFNKNGQSETPGFLTRLINFIFFNAFGSVKTLMWLDTQNDVLRELNLLQKDVSIDFLQLERNASFGMYSTHYLFDAVRPTLPNTVDIGFIHCRPARALQADLADWFDEADEEIVYLSLGSIVSFDSIDESIQKAITGIFADTKYRFLLRSSTFKSDQRNVRTCVWCPQQDILGHPKAVLFVSHGGLRSIEETLYHGVPILIMPFFSADGLSNSRRAERQGYGLTLNISLNRASGEISRHLLHKIDKMLDINANYTLRAKQLGNLVRDDIRTPAEKAVFWSEYVMRHAGADHIKSPARTLVFFNFFNVDIFLFFGVMSFLFSLFLFCVLRAVLIIAWKLTLKALCGMKNVKRHLKQD; this is encoded by the coding sequence ATGCCTGACAAGCATCTTAGCATCATCAGCAAATATCAAAGATCTGGATGTCGGCAACACACGTTATCGTGTATGGTTATATTATGCTTATTTATACCATTGCTCTCATCCGTTGATTCTGTTACCATGACAGAGGAAGCTTCGACATTATCAGGTCGGTCTATTTTCATGTACCTACCAATGACATGGAGGAGCCACCAGGTCATATTCCGGTCTGTTGCTGAAGCGCTGACGGAAAGAGGTCATCATGTGACAATGGTTGTATCGGCCAATATGGAGTCAGAACTGTCTGGGCAAGCAGACAATTATGACAAACAGATCACTAATGGTGTGGTTAATGAAATTCGCATACAGTTTAACAACAGCTTTTCACAACTAGTATCTATGTTGACGCAAGATATCTCCCAAAACGAAGGCAGCAGCTTTTACCGTGAAATGCTGATGCTTAAAACAGGTTTTGAGCTTATATCTAAAAGCATTCGGGCCTGTCATATGGCCGCCCTCTCACATTCTATAATGCAAGAGATGTTGCAAGAAAACCGGAAAACGTTTGATTTAGTGATTGTCCCTGCTTTGTTCAACGAAATTGGATACTTCTTGGCTAAGAAATTCAATGCACCCTTAATATTGCTGATGCCATTTAATGCAAATCCAATCCTCACTCTTGCTATGGGTTACTCCGACAATCCTGCGTTTGTGAAGTGGTCGTTCAACAAAAACGGTCAAAGTGAAACGCCTGGTTTTCTGACTCGTctcataaatttcattttctttaacgCGTTTGGTTCAGTAAAAACATTAATGTGGTTAGACACCCAGAATGACGTCCTTCGCGAACTTAACTTGCTACAAAAAGACGTTTCTATTGATTTTCTACAGCTAGAGCGAAACGCAAGTTTCGGAATGTACAGTACACATTATCTCTTTGATGCTGTAAGACCAACGCTGCCAAACACTGTCGACATTGGTTTTATACATTGTCGACCAGCTAGAGCTTTGCAAGCCGATTTGGCCGATTGGTTTGATGAGGCGGACGAGGAAATTGTATACCTATCTTTAGGTTCAATTGTGAGTTTCGATAGTATTGACGAATCAATTCAGAAAGCTATTACTGGTATATTTGCCGACACGAAATATAGATTTCTGTTAAGATCATCTACCTTCAAGTCTGATCAACGAAATGTCAGAACATGTGTCTGGTGTCCTCAACAAGACATTTTGGGACACCCAAAAGCTGTATTATTCGTCTCACACGGTGGCCTGAGGAGTATAGAGGAGACACTCTATCATGGTGTTCCTATATTAATTATGCCTTTCTTTAGTGCAGACGGATTATCTAATTCAAGGCGTGCTGAACGCCAAGGATATGGTCTGACCTTAAATATATCCCTGAACCGGGCGTCTGGCGAGATAAGTAGACATTTGTTGCATAAGATTGACAAAATGCTGGACATAAATGCTAACTATACCCTCAGAGCTAAACAACTTGGTAATCTTGTCCGCGATGATATACGTACACCTGCTGAAAAGGCTGTCTTCTGGAGTGAGTACGTCATGCGACATGCCGGCGCTGATCACATAAAATCGCCAGCACGAACTCTGGTATTTTTCAACTTCTTTAATGtcgacatatttctgtttttcgGCGTCATGTCTTTTCTGTTTAGTTTATTTTTGTTCTGCGTTCTAAGAGCTGTGTTAATCATTGCCTGGAAACTAACGCTGAAAGCGTTATGTGGAATGAAAAACGTGAAGCGACATCTTAAGCAAGATTAA